The following proteins are co-located in the Candidatus Tiamatella incendiivivens genome:
- a CDS encoding inorganic phosphate transporter, whose amino-acid sequence MGRNSLTVGNINPEILVGIGLILAFYMAFNLGGNDAANPTNMVIGSGALSLKKTVVLFTLFAFLGAYFQGYHVIKTLGKGVVKDIDPIMAISASLGAGLWVTIATRKGLPVSTTHSTVGAIVGVGLMHGYLLGIAPKIEWNVVGEVILSWVTSPLGAMILASILYICFLWSSNLLSRKYNAISIFRVLLIGTMAFSAYAYGANDVGNATGVYVSVVSSTFGVPDQKTMHLLAVLGGFGIMAGALLWGYRVIMTIGFKITRLDYVSGTAAELANASVVYLFTLMGMPVSTTHASVSSVIGVGMAKEKGFSGVDWKMVGLIIAGWVFTLPIAAGLAAGIYSLLYIV is encoded by the coding sequence TTGGGAAGAAACAGTTTGACTGTCGGGAACATCAACCCAGAAATCCTAGTTGGTATAGGATTGATACTAGCCTTCTATATGGCTTTTAATCTAGGTGGTAATGATGCTGCAAACCCTACTAATATGGTAATAGGTTCTGGTGCATTGTCCTTAAAGAAAACAGTGGTACTCTTCACTTTATTCGCATTCCTTGGAGCATACTTTCAAGGGTACCATGTGATAAAAACATTAGGCAAAGGAGTAGTCAAGGATATTGATCCTATAATGGCTATCAGCGCCTCACTAGGAGCCGGATTATGGGTTACAATAGCGACTAGGAAAGGATTACCCGTTTCAACAACGCACTCGACAGTAGGTGCCATTGTTGGAGTAGGCCTGATGCATGGCTATCTTCTTGGTATAGCACCTAAAATAGAATGGAATGTTGTCGGTGAAGTTATTCTCAGCTGGGTAACAAGCCCGCTGGGAGCAATGATTCTCGCATCAATTCTCTATATCTGCTTCTTATGGTCAAGCAATCTGCTTTCAAGAAAATATAATGCTATAAGCATATTCAGAGTCCTGCTAATAGGTACAATGGCATTCAGCGCATATGCTTATGGGGCTAACGATGTTGGTAATGCTACTGGTGTATACGTATCAGTGGTCTCATCTACATTCGGAGTTCCAGATCAAAAAACAATGCATCTCCTCGCTGTACTTGGCGGTTTCGGAATAATGGCTGGAGCTTTACTATGGGGTTACAGGGTTATCATGACAATAGGGTTCAAAATAACAAGACTTGACTATGTCTCAGGTACTGCTGCAGAGCTCGCTAATGCTAGTGTAGTATATCTTTTCACTCTCATGGGAATGCCTGTATCAACTACCCATGCCAGCGTCTCCTCAGTGATAGGAGTAGGTATGGCTAAGGAGAAAGGCTTTTCCGGCGTTGACTGGAAGATGGTTGGATTAATCATTGCAGGATGGGTCTTTACCCTTCCAATCGCCGCGGGGCTTGCCGCGGGGATATATAGTTTGTTATATATAGTTTAG